GGCGCCGGCCACGGTGGACGCGTCCGCCTCGCCGGGAACCGTGCACTTCACGCTCACGGGAACGGTGCCCGCGGACGCCGTGGTGGAGCCGTTGGCGGGGAACGGCGCGACGGTGGCGGCGGGCGCGGCGGTGCAGCTCACCGCCCGCGTGCGCACGGCCGGGGGCGCTGGCCTGGCGCACGTGCCCGTCTCGTTCACCGGGTCGTGCTGCGCCTTCTCGGCAGCCACGGTGCTGACGGCGGCGGACGGCACCGCCTCGACCACGTGGACGACCACCGTGTCCGGCGCGCAGACCGCGCGGGCCACCACGCCGGCGACCGCGGACGACGCGGCGTTCGCCGTCACCGTGGCCCCCGCGGCGTACAACCATTACGAGATGCTGGGCCCGACCCTCACCACCATCCCGGCGGGGCAGAACGTGACGACGCCCTTCCAGCTGAAGGTGCTCGATCCGTACGGCAACGGGGTGCCCGGCGTGACGGTGACGTGGGTGGCCCGCTCGGCCGCCGGCACGGTGTCGCCCACCACGTCGGTGACCGACGCGAACGGCATCGCCAGCACGCAGTGGCAGTTCAACACCGTCGCGGGAACGCAGAACTTCGGCGCGCAGGTCGCGGGGCTGGACCCGACGCAGGACTTCCGCGTGGTCGTGCTCGCCGGGCCCATCGCGTCGCTGGTTTTCCAGCAGTCCTCGCTGACGCTCACGGACCTGTCCAACTCCACGCAGGTGCAGGCCCAGGCGAAGGCGTTCGACGCCTTCGGCAACCTCCTGCCTCCCTCGGCGCCGGTGGCGTGGAGCAGCACCAACCCGGCGGTGTTCACCGTGGCCGAAACGGGAACGGTGGGGGTGAGCAGGTACTACTTCGCCAACCTCCACGCCGCGGGGGCGGGCTCCGCGAAGCTCCGCATCCAGGCGCAGAACGGCACCTTCGCCGAGATCCCGGTCACGGTGACGCCGTAGTAGGGCGTCTCCCCGACCCGTCGCATCCCGGCCTACCGGCGGCATCCGGCCGTGCGGTGAGGGGGAGCGGAGCCGCGAGCGGTGCCGGACGATGGGGGTGGCCGCGGGCCCGGGGGAGACATCCTCCGGGCCCGCGGGCGTTCGCATCCGGCGCGATCTGGTTGCCGACACATTCTCCCGCCGCGTCCCCCCCGCGCGGAGACGCGGGGGGATGGAAGGACGGCATCTGCAAACGCTTGGCACGACGACCGGCTTGTGACGGATTTCACCTCCAATACGTCTACCGGGTGCGGTACTGAAAGGTTAATATCCGTAGACGCCGCTCCCCGGTCGCCGCCGCTTCCTGGAGACCCGCCCATGCCGATCCCCCCCGTCTTCCGCCGCATCTTCCCCGCCCTGCTCCTGTTCGCGGCGGCCTGCAGCGACACCACGCAGCCCGCCCCGACTCCCGGGGCCGGCACGCCCGCCCGCGTCGCCGTGGTCGCGGGCGACGCGCAGCTCGGCACGCCGGGAAACCCGCTGGCCGCGCCGCTGACGGTGCTGGTGGCCGATTCGGCGGGGCGCCCGGTGCAGGGGGTGTCGGTGGTGTGGACGGTGGAGGAGGATGCCGGAACGCTGAGCGTGGACTCGGTGCGCAGCGGCGCCGACGGCCGCGCGAGCGCCACCTGGACGCTGGGCCCCTACATCGGCGAGTGGACCGCGACGGCCACGGTGGGCGGGCTCGCCCCGGCGGTCTTCCACGGCACGGCCGGCGGGCCCATCCACGTGCGCATCCTCACCCCGGCCGCGGGGGTGACGCTGGACGACGTGCCGCTCGAGGTGGAGGTGCCGCACGAGAGCGACGTGAAGGACGTGTGGGTGGTCACGCCCGACTACACCGCCGAGCTTCAGCTGGCGGGAGATTCGGCCACGCGCCTGCGCTGGAAAGCCCTCCTTTCGTTCATCCACGCGGCGGGGCCGCGGCGGCTGCGGGTGTTCGCCCGCGACGTACGGGGAAACACGGCCATGGCCGCGGTCACGGTGGTGCACGACGCGCCCATGCAGATCAACGTCCTGCAGCCGGCGACCCCCGTGCTGGCCGGCGAGGTCCAGGTCCGGGCCACCTGCTTCGACGACAACCCGGGCGGCTGCCGCTCGCTCGAGGCGTTCGTCCGCGTGGGCGGCGTGGAAACACGCATCGCGCAGGGGGTCGACTCCGTCTCCACCACCTACTCGGTGGCCGGGGTGACGGAGCCGTCGCTGCAGTTCGTCTTCCGCGCCAGCAACGGGTTCGGCGCCACGGCGGCGGTGGAGCGGAGCTTCTCCGTTGTGCACCACTCGTGGGTGCTGGTGGTCTCCGTCGACGGCGCCCTCATCGACGCGTCGCCGGACTGGGCGATCTACGTGACGGACCCGCCGTACTACGACTTCCTGCGGCTGCTGAACGTGCGCACCGGCCATAACCAGCCGCTCGCGGCCGAAAGCAACATCGGCGCGGAGATGCCGGGATCGGTGACCGAGGCGGGCGCCATCGTGGACTTCGGGCCGCACATCATCGCCGAGAAGCCGGAAGGCGTGCAGGAGTGGGGCGGCAGCGGCATCCACGAGACGGGAGGGCAATCGCCGCTGGGCCGCGGCCGCTGGGCCGCGTTCATCGGGGGGTTCTCGAGGTCGTGCGTGGTGGTCCGCGACGACGTGCGGAACAGGACGGTGGCCGAGACGCCCGATTCGCTGGTGGCGGAGGGATACGACCTGGCCGAGGACGGGACGGTGGCGCTGTCCGCTTCCGTCCGCACCGGCTACTGCATCAGCCCCCACCCGCAGCTGTTCGTCTGGCGGGGAGGCGCGCCGGAGCGGCTGACGTCCGACACCACGACCGCGGTGCGCGGCCCGGTGACGGACGGAACGTCGTTCCTGTTCCTGCGCGAGGTGCGGGCCGGGGCGGGAGCAGCCCACCGCCTGATGTACCTGGGCGCGGCCGGCGAGCAGGTCCTCACCCCGGACCTTCCCGCCACCACCAGCGCGAGCTTCGGCACCCGCCCCGCCATCTTCCCCCGGACGGACTACCAGCTCCTGAACGGCTGGGCGGCCTTCCAGTTCCCCGACGCGTCGGGCGCGTTCCACACCTTCGTGCGCACGCCCGCGGGCGACGTGCACCCGGTGTGGCCCGGCGCGCCCGCGGGCACCCGGTTCGTTTCCGTGGGGCCGCGGGGCGAGGTGCTGCTCTCCGCGAACGGCACCCTGTACCTCTCGGACTCGCCCCACACCACCGCGACGGACGTCGGCGTCTGGGGCACCATCAAACACGCGAAGTGGATCGACGGCAAGCTGTACCTGGTGAAGGACGGCGGCCTGTACCGCCTCGACCGGCCGTAGCGGCCGCGGCCCGCCGCATCGCCGCGGGCAGACCCGCTTTCATGGAGGACCCGATGCCGATTCGCCCGTCCACACTCGCCGCGCCCGCGCTGGTGCTGCTCGCCGCCGGCTGCCACGAGATCGACCTGCCGGGAAGCGGCGGAGGCGCCCCGCCCGACTCGTCGTGGACGCAGGTCGTCTCCGTTCCCGGGCTGCTGCTGGACGCCTCGCCGCAGTGGGCGCTGTACGTGTCGGACCCACCCTCGTACGACTTCCTGCACCTGCGGAACGTGGGCACCGGCGAGGACCGCACGGTGCGCGCGGAGAGCAACATCGGGCCGGGGATGCCGGCGTGGGTGACGGCGGCGGGCGGGATCGTGGACTACGGGCTGGGCTCGTTTGCAGGCAAGCCGCGGGGCGTGCAGGAGTTCGGCGGGAGCGGCGCCGTGAGCGACCCGGGCTTCGGGCCGCTGGCGCGCGGCCGCTGGGCGGCGTGGCGGGGGCGTCTGGACTTCAGCCCCGCTTTCCAGCTGCACCGCGACGACGTGCTGGGGCCCACGCTGGTGAGCACGCCGGCCGCGCTGGCGGTGGAGTCGTTCGACCTGGCCGACGACGGCACCATCGCCTTCGCGGCCGGCACCTACACCGCCGACGGAAGCTGCGCGTGCGACCACACGCAGCTGTACGTCTGGAGCGGCGGCGCGCCCACGCAGCTCACCACCGACGCCGGCGTCGCCGTGCGCGGGCCGGTGACGGACGGCTCGGCGATCCTCTACCTGCGCGAGACGGGGACGGGCACGAGCGCCACCCACCGCCTGGTGTACCGCGGCGCGGGCGGCGCCGAGGAGCTGCTCACTCCCGATCTGCCGAGCACGGGCGGGCAGCCGGCCATCGCCCCGCGCCGGGACTACCAGCTGCTGAACGGCTGGGCCGCGTTCCAGTACCCGGACGCGTCGGGCGCCTTCCACACCTTCGTGCGCACGCCGTCGGGGGACGTGCACGCCGTCTGGCCTGCCGCGCCCGCGGGCACGCGCTTCGTCTCGCTCGGTCCGCTGGGCCAGGTGCTGCTCTCGGCCGGCGGCACGCTCTACCTCTCCGAGGCGCCACACACCACCGCCGTCTCGCTCGGCACCTGGGGCGACATCGGCCACGTGAAGTGGACCGGCGGAAAGATGTACGTGGTGAAGGAAGGCGGGCTGTACCGGCTCGACCGGCCGTAGAAGCCGCGGACCGCCGCACTGTCGCCGGAAGCCGATTGCATGGAGTCACCGATGCCCATCCGCACCCTTCGCTTCATCCTCCCCGCCCTGCTCCTGTCCCTGGGGGCCTGCGGCGACCCCACGGATGCCGTCACCGGTACGGCCCGCGCCCACGTCCTCGAGCCGAACGGAACGGTGGTCGCCGGGCTCGTGCGGGTTCGCGCCCGCTGCGAGGAGCCGGGAAGCTGCAGGTCGATGAAGGCGTTCGTGCGGATCGGAAGCGCGGAAATCCGGATCGCGGAAGGCACGGACTCGGTTTCGACCACCTGGTCGGCCGCGAAGACCACCGTGCCGCTGAAGTTCGTGTTCCGCGTCACCGACGCCGCGGGCAGGTCCACCTCGGTGGAGACGCAGGAGTTCCGCGTGGTCCCCGGTCCGTGGACGATGGTGGTGTCGATCGCCTATCCCCTGATCGACGCGTCGCCCGACTGGGGGGTGTTCGTGGCGGAGCCCGCCCTCATCGTGTTCGACGTGCACACCGGCAAGGGTGCGTACGGCGTAGCGGAAAGCAACATCCATCCCGGGATTCCGGCCGTGACGACCGCCGCCGGCGCCCTCGTGAACTTCGGCGTTTCCTCCATCAGCGTGAAGCCCAACGGGATCCGGGAGTTCGGGGGGAGCAATGCCGGAAGCCTGGGGGGATCCGGCATGCGCGCCCGTGGCCGCTGGGCGGCATGGGTCGGCTTCGGACCGTCCGGCGGAGGCTACTACTCGCTGCACCGCGACGACGTTCTCGCGCCGTCGCTCGTGAACGCTCCGGGTTGGCTGGCGGTGCAGTCGTTCGACCTGGCCGAGGACGGCACCGTCGCCATCGCGGGTGGGCCCTACGAGGGCGGGCCCTGCTGCGCCGGAGCGCCGCAGCTCTACGTCTGGCGCGGGGGCGACGCCACGCAGCTCACCTTCGACACCGCGGCCGCCGTCCAGGCCCCGGTGACGGACGGTTCCGCGTTCGCCTACGGGCAGCTGGCCGGCGGCAGCCACCGGCTGGTCTACCGCGGCGCGGACGGCGGCGAGGAGGTGCTGACGCCGTGGCGCGCCGGCACCGAACCGCTGATGTACCAGATGATGAGCGGGTGGACGGCGTTCGAGGGCCCCGACGCCGCGGGAACGTGGCGGCCGTTCGTCCGCGCGCCATCGGGCGAGGTGCACGAGGTCTGGCCGGGACACAACGCCAGCCTCGTCTCGCTGGGCCCGGACGGCCAGGTCGTGCTCCTGATGGACGACGCGCTCTACCTCTCCGCTCCCCCACATTCCGCGGCGGTTTCGCTGGGTGCATGGGGAAGCATCACCCGGGTGAAGTGGATCGGCGGGAAGCTCTATATCGTGAAGGAAGGCAGCCTCTTCCGCTTCGACGGACCGTGAGGGCGGAGCCGGGGGAATCCCTCTGTCTCCCCGGGTGATGGAAGTCCGTAAGCGGACCCTGAAGCAGAGCGGGCCCGGAGGATCGCCTCCGGGCCCGCGCTCGTCCATCCCCGCTCCGATCCCGGCCGCGTCAGGGCCGCGCCTTCTCCTGCGCGATCCAGAGGCGGACGTTGTCCTCCAGCACGCCCAGGGGGATGGAGCCGCTGCCGAGCACCACGTCGTGGAAGCGGCGCACGTCGAACCGGGGTCCCAGCTCGCGCTCGGCCTCGGTCCTGAGCTCGCGGATCTTCATCTGCCCGGTCTTGTACGCCAGCGCCTGCCCCGGCCAGGCGATGTAGCGGTCCACCTCGTTGGTGATGTTGGTCATGGTCAGCGCGCTGTTCTCGGCCATGAAGTCGATGGCCTGCTGCCGCGTCCACCCCTGCGCGTGGATGCCGGTGTCCACCACCAGCCGGCAGGCGCGCCACATCTCGTAGCTCAGCCGCCCGAACTCGCTGTACGGGTCGCGGTAGAAGCCCACCTCCTTCCCCAGCGACTCGGCGTACAGCGCCCATCCCTCCACGAACGCCGTCACCCCGCCGTAGCGCCGGAAGTTGGGGATGTTCTCCAGCTCCTGCTGCAGCGCCAGCTGGAGATGGTGGCCGGGAACGGCCTCGTGGCTCGCCAGCGCCTCGATCTCGTACAGCGGGCGGCTGGGAAGGTCGTACACGTTCACCCAGTACGTTCCCGCGCGGGTGCCGTCGCCGCTGGGCTGGCCGTAGTACGCGGTCGTGGTGCGCGGCGCGATGTAGTCGGGGATCGTCCTGATCCCGTAGCTCATCCGCGGCAGCCGGCCGACCAGGCGCGGAAGCTCGCCGTCCATCCGCTTCAGGAAGTAGCTGTTCTTCTCCAGCAGCGCCTCGGGTGTGGCCACGTAGAAGCGCGGGTCGGTGCGCAGCATCCGCACGAAGCCGGCGAAGTCGCCCGTCCACCCGGTGGCGCGCATCACGCTGTCCATCCCTGCGCGGATGCGGGCCACCTCGCGCAGCCCGGTGGCGTGCACCTGCTCGGGCGTGGCCTCGTCCAGCGTGGTGTAGTGGCGGACGAGGTAGGCGTAGTAGGCGCGCCCGTTGGGCAGTTCGCTGGCCCCGAACCCCGCGCGCGCCGCCGGGCGGTACTCGCGCTGGATGAACTGCAGGAAGTCGCGGTATCCGGCCACCACGCCCGTGGTGATCGCCTCGCGCGCGGCGGCCATCAGCGCCGGGCGCTCGGCCTCGGGCACGGTCGCGGGGAACTGCGTGAACGGCTTCCAGAGCAGGCTCTTCGCGGGGTCGTCCACGATCTGCGGCTGGAGGACGCCCTCGATCCCCTCCAGCGACACGCGCGGCAGCACCATCCCCCGCCGCATTCCCTCGCGCATCAGCTCGATGTGCCCCGCCGCGTACTGCCGGAAGGCGCGCAGGCGGGAGATGTAGTTGCGGTAGTCCTCCGCCGTCCGGAGCGGCACCTCGTCGGGGAGCTCGGGAAACCAGGTGTGGAACCCCTCGCGGTTGGTGATGGGGATGAGGTGGTCCAGCAGCCCGGCCGACTCGATGCGGTCCCGCATCTGCCGCTCGAAGATGTCGCGGTTGATCTGCTCGTCGCGCGCCAGCGAGTCGCGCGGGACGGCGCGCACGCGGGCCAGGAACCCGCGCGCCGCCTCGGTCCGCCGCGCCTCCGCGGCGAGCCCCACCTCCGGGAGCCGGTCGTTGAAGCGCCGGTCGCCCATCGACGTGGCGAGGAGGGGATTCTCCCGCAGCCGCAGCTCCCACTCGTCGCTGAAGATGCGGTGCAGCCGCTCGGCCGGCGTCCCCTGCGCGGCCAGCGGCAGCGAGGGAGCGAGCGCCAGCAGCGCGGCCGCGGCAAGGACGTGTCGTCTCATGGAATCGCGGGGAGATCGGGGAAGATGGCTCGTTCGGGAGGATGGCTCAACTTGCCCGCCGCCCCGCGTCCCGCGCAAGCGCCGCGGGACGGATCCCGCGCTCCGGTGAGCGGCTTTTCATACCCCCCTGATGCCTGTCGCCGGGAGCGGGCCGCACGAGCCGCGATCCTGTTCCGGTTGCGCGTGGCGGTGGTGCGCATGGCTCTTGTTTCCTAAGAAAAGGCGGATAGTATGTGGAGCAACGGGCTTGGATGTGCGGCGCCGTAGTGGAAATCTCAACAGGAGGGGTTGGCGATGAACCGTTCCATGCTCAGCAGGGCGACGTTTTCGGCGGTCGTGGTGCTGGCGCTCGGTTTTGGCGTGAGGGAGGCGTTCGCGTCGCCGCCGCCGAAATCGTCGGCTGCGGTGCGCACGCCGTACTGTTATTACAACTGGGAATGCCAGAACTACTGCGACGCCGCCTATGGCCCGGGGACGACGGTGGGGATCTGCGACTCTGGCTGCCACTGTTACCGCTGACTGCGGGAGCATCCATAAGGCCGCCGTTCGTTCGGAGGATGGCTCACTTGCCCATCGCTCCGCGCAAGCGTCGGCGGAACGAATCGCGCGCTCCCGGTGAACGACTTTCATCGCCCCCCTTGACGCCGCGCGGGGAGCTCGATTAGCCTTAGCGCTCGAAACGGGAGTCGCGTCCC
The Longimicrobium sp. DNA segment above includes these coding regions:
- a CDS encoding Ig-like domain-containing protein, producing MRLLSSICAVVSIAAAAACDGGTSSQPPVATTIAAVGSTSLAPALGTATTLGVRVTDAQGRPVPGAAVAWTVSGGGTLSGAAGTTDAGGVAQATLTMGTDLAAPATVDASASPGTVHFTLTGTVPADAVVEPLAGNGATVAAGAAVQLTARVRTAGGAGLAHVPVSFTGSCCAFSAATVLTAADGTASTTWTTTVSGAQTARATTPATADDAAFAVTVAPAAYNHYEMLGPTLTTIPAGQNVTTPFQLKVLDPYGNGVPGVTVTWVARSAAGTVSPTTSVTDANGIASTQWQFNTVAGTQNFGAQVAGLDPTQDFRVVVLAGPIASLVFQQSSLTLTDLSNSTQVQAQAKAFDAFGNLLPPSAPVAWSSTNPAVFTVAETGTVGVSRYYFANLHAAGAGSAKLRIQAQNGTFAEIPVTVTP
- a CDS encoding DUF885 domain-containing protein → MRRHVLAAAALLALAPSLPLAAQGTPAERLHRIFSDEWELRLRENPLLATSMGDRRFNDRLPEVGLAAEARRTEAARGFLARVRAVPRDSLARDEQINRDIFERQMRDRIESAGLLDHLIPITNREGFHTWFPELPDEVPLRTAEDYRNYISRLRAFRQYAAGHIELMREGMRRGMVLPRVSLEGIEGVLQPQIVDDPAKSLLWKPFTQFPATVPEAERPALMAAAREAITTGVVAGYRDFLQFIQREYRPAARAGFGASELPNGRAYYAYLVRHYTTLDEATPEQVHATGLREVARIRAGMDSVMRATGWTGDFAGFVRMLRTDPRFYVATPEALLEKNSYFLKRMDGELPRLVGRLPRMSYGIRTIPDYIAPRTTTAYYGQPSGDGTRAGTYWVNVYDLPSRPLYEIEALASHEAVPGHHLQLALQQELENIPNFRRYGGVTAFVEGWALYAESLGKEVGFYRDPYSEFGRLSYEMWRACRLVVDTGIHAQGWTRQQAIDFMAENSALTMTNITNEVDRYIAWPGQALAYKTGQMKIRELRTEAERELGPRFDVRRFHDVVLGSGSIPLGVLEDNVRLWIAQEKARP
- a CDS encoding Ig-like domain-containing protein, whose protein sequence is MPIPPVFRRIFPALLLFAAACSDTTQPAPTPGAGTPARVAVVAGDAQLGTPGNPLAAPLTVLVADSAGRPVQGVSVVWTVEEDAGTLSVDSVRSGADGRASATWTLGPYIGEWTATATVGGLAPAVFHGTAGGPIHVRILTPAAGVTLDDVPLEVEVPHESDVKDVWVVTPDYTAELQLAGDSATRLRWKALLSFIHAAGPRRLRVFARDVRGNTAMAAVTVVHDAPMQINVLQPATPVLAGEVQVRATCFDDNPGGCRSLEAFVRVGGVETRIAQGVDSVSTTYSVAGVTEPSLQFVFRASNGFGATAAVERSFSVVHHSWVLVVSVDGALIDASPDWAIYVTDPPYYDFLRLLNVRTGHNQPLAAESNIGAEMPGSVTEAGAIVDFGPHIIAEKPEGVQEWGGSGIHETGGQSPLGRGRWAAFIGGFSRSCVVVRDDVRNRTVAETPDSLVAEGYDLAEDGTVALSASVRTGYCISPHPQLFVWRGGAPERLTSDTTTAVRGPVTDGTSFLFLREVRAGAGAAHRLMYLGAAGEQVLTPDLPATTSASFGTRPAIFPRTDYQLLNGWAAFQFPDASGAFHTFVRTPAGDVHPVWPGAPAGTRFVSVGPRGEVLLSANGTLYLSDSPHTTATDVGVWGTIKHAKWIDGKLYLVKDGGLYRLDRP